The Stigmatella aurantiaca DW4/3-1 genome contains the following window.
TAGATGGCCTTGCCATCCACCCCGTCCTTCTCCAGCGTCAGCGCGTCCAGGGCCGCGCGCACATGAAGCATGTTGGCCTTCATGTGGTGGCCCATCAGGTCGAACCGGAAGCCATCCACCTTGTACTCACGGGCCCAGGTGACGAGGGAGTCCACCATCAACTTCTCCATCATCACATTCTCGGTGGCCGTGTTCTGGCAGCACGTGGAGGTCTCCACGTTTCCCACGCCGTTGAGCCGGTGGTAGTAGCCCGGGACGATGCGGTCGAGCACCGACTGGGGGTCCTGCCCAGAAGAGTTGGTGTGGTTGTAGACCACGTCCATCACCACGCGCAGGCCGCGCTGGTTGAGAGACTGCACCATCTCACGGAACTCGGTGATGCGCACCGAGCCGTCCGGCTGGGTGGAGTAGCTGCCTTCGGGGACAGTGTAGTGGTAGGGGTCGTATCCCCAGTTGAAGCCATCCGCGTCGCGCACCGCGTGGACCGCCGCCTGCTGCTCTTCCGCGTCCGGGGCAAAGGTGGACAGGTCTCCCGCCGGCTGGGACTGGCTGGCGCGGTTCTCCTGGATGGTGGCGATGTCGAACACGGGCAACAGGTGCACGTGCGTCACCCCCGCCTTGGCCAACCGAGCCAGGTGCTTCGTGCCGTTGGAGTCCCGGGTGAACGCCTTGAAGGTGCCGCGCTCGGCCTCCGGCACCGTGCTGTCGTGGATGCTGAAGTCGCGCACGTGCAGTTCGTAGAGGACGATGTCCTCGGGGGCCTCCAGCGCGGGCTTCTGCACCGTGTCCCACCCACTGGGGGCCAGGGCACGGTCCCTCAAGTCGACCATCTGGCTGCGCGTGCTGTTCACCGCCAGGCTCACCGAGTAGGGATCGGTCACCTGGTTGAGCTTCACCGCCTGCTCCTTGCGGACGTAGACCTCGACCTCATACAGGTAGAACCGGTTCTTCCACGAGGCATCTCCCGAGACGCTCCAGACCCCGTGCTCCCCCGCCTGCATGGCAACGCGGGAAGAGGGCTGCGCCGCGGTGGAGCTGTCGAAGAGGAGCAGGTCCACCTTCCGCGCCGTGGGCGCCCACAGCCGCAGCGTGGGGCCCACCACGCCCGTCTCGAACGCGACCCCCAGCGGCCCCGTGTACGCATAGAGCGCGTCCAACACCCCGGCCGTCTGCACGCTCGTGGCGTCGGCCAGGACTCCTCCCGGAGGGGTGACCGAGACCACCAGCTGCCCCTTGAGGTACTCGGGCACGCGGGCCAGCTCCGCCTGGGGCACCTTCAAGGCCAGCGCATCCTTCACGAGGGGAAAGCGCGCCTTCAGCTCGGCGCTCAGGCCCGCCGGATCCACGGTGAGCGTGAAGGACTCACCGCCCTGGATGCCGGAGGACGTCAGCCGCATCGCCCCATCCGGCTGGTGGTGGAGCCGGAAGGTGGACCCCTCGGGGGCGTTCTCGGGGCTCCAGGCCAGCGTGTCCGGAGCCACCCACTGGGCACGGGCTTGCACGATGTCGCCCACGGGGGCTCCCACCTCCCGGACGGTGGGCTTCTTGGTGACGGAGTTCCAGGTGAAGATCATCTCGGTGCCCGCCGCAGGGACGTTGAAGGACAGGTTGGACGAGCCTCCATCCTGACCATAGCTCTCGGTCCAGCCCTCGTTGAGGGCGGCCTTCATCTCGTAGGTTCCCACCGGGAGCGCTGTCGTGGTGAAGGTGTAGAGGCCGTCCCCATCCGGATCCTGGAGCCATGTCCTGAGACAATCCGGTTGCCAGTCGCCGGGACAGCCCAGTTCCGACTGGAAGCTCCCAGCGGCTGTCGCAATGACCGCGTTCTTGTCACTGGTCACCCAGTGGCCCACGGGATCAAAGTAGAACTTCACCGTCGCGGCGCTCGCCAAGGTCAGCGTGATGTCCGCGCCGCCTGGCCCACCGTACGTCTCCGCCAGGGAGCCATCGATCGCCACCTTGTACTTCCAGGTGCCCGCGGGGACGGAGAAGCCCTTCTGCCAGATGCCATCGCTGGCATCGAGCGTGAGCTGGGTGGTGGCACAGGTGGGATCCGAATCGCTCGCACAGCCCAGCTCGCTCTGAAGATCACCGATGAGCGTCACGCTCGTGGGCGCCAGCGCGGTGGCCACGCCCGGGGCGGCGGTGGCCAGCCACGCGCCGAGCACGAGTGGGCGCACGGCCAATGAAGACAGGACGGGGACTCTCAGGACACACCTCCGGAAATTGAAATGCGGTGGTGCGCGTGACTCGCGACGGACAAGCCTTGGCCTTCGAGCCCGTCGCGGCATCACGGGCGCGCGCAGCCTAACAGGGGACGGTCAGCGAGCGTCCAGGGATCCCCTCTCCTCCATGCGCCTCACCGGGCCTGCCAGCATGCGTCATAAAACATGTATCTCCGTTCAATTGAGAACAGCGCGCCTGTTTGCCCGCCGTGGCGCAGGCCCAGCCCTCGAAGCCAGCTCCTCACGGCCTCGGGGCCGTGGCGGGCTATTCCTCTCAAACGGGCTCGCCCGCGCGGATTGCCCCGAATCCCAACCTGTCAGGCAGCGAGGGAGGCTTGTGGGTGGAAGGCACCGTCGTGGCGGACACGCCAGACCAGCTCATCATCCAAGACCACGAGGGGCTCCATTGGGGCATGCCCAGCAGCCCGAGCCGAATGCCTGGCCCGAGGAGCCGTCGCCTCATCCCGAAAACCCGTGAAGTAGGATTGTGGGTGAATCGAGAAAAGCCCTGAGAACCCTCTCGGTTTCCCTCGGGAACGACGCGGCGCATCATGGATTCGCGGAATGTGAACCCGACCGCACAGGTCCAATGGGCCCTTGATTGGTCTGTTCACCTGATCGTCAATCTGTGAAAAAGTCTCGCGCCAATGCAGTCCCCCTCCCCCCGCAATGCCAACCTACCGCCCGCGTCCCGACGTGGGGCCGCGACGTGGGCGTTGCTTCCCGCGATCGTTCTCATGGGCTGCCGCCACGCGCCGCCGGCTCCGCCCGCGGCACCGGCGATCGAGGCGGCCCCCGCCCCCGCGCCCACGGCTCCCGCTCCGGCCTCCCGCCCCTGGGCCGATGAAGTCCTCTACTTCGTCGTCGTGGATCGCTTCGCGGATGGAGACCCCGCTCATAACGTTCCCGGGGATGTCTCCGCGCCAGGAACCTTTCACGGCGGCGATCTCAAGGGGCTCACGCAACAACTGGATGAGTTGACCTCGCTGGGCATCACCGCGTTGTGGATCACCCCGGTTGTCAAAAACATCGATGGCTTCGTCACCGGCTCGGGCTTTCCGGACTGGGGCTATCACGGGTACTGGGCGGATGACTTCCACGCGATGGATCCGCGCTTCGGCACCGAGGAAGAGCTGCGCACGCTGGTGAAAGAAGCCCACGCGCGGGGCATCCGCGTGCTGCTGGACGTCGTCTACAACCACACCGGCTACGGCTCGCGGTACCTGAAGATGCCGGAGACGAAGGACTGGCTGCGCTCGGAGGAGACGGGCACCTGCGGCCAGGACAACAACATCACCTCCTGCGTGGCCGGGTTGCCGGACTTCAAGACCGAGCGGCCCGAGGTGGCCCAGTACCTCATAGACGCGCAGATCGCCTGGGCCAAGCGCTCCGGCGTGGATGGCTTCCGGCTGGACACCCTCAAGCACCTGGAGCACGGCTTCTGGCAGGAGCACCGCCGCCGCACCCGCGAGGCGCTGGGCCCGGACTTCTTCCTGCTGGGCGAGCTGTGGGGCGGGGAGCTGGCCTCGCTCGACAAGTACTTCGTTGGGGACGAGGTGGACGCGGGCTTCGACTTCAGCTTCCAGGGCAGCACCCTGGCCTTCCTGCTGGGGCGTGGGC
Protein-coding sequences here:
- the pulA gene encoding pullulanase-type alpha-1,6-glucosidase translates to MRPLVLGAWLATAAPGVATALAPTSVTLIGDLQSELGCASDSDPTCATTQLTLDASDGIWQKGFSVPAGTWKYKVAIDGSLAETYGGPGGADITLTLASAATVKFYFDPVGHWVTSDKNAVIATAAGSFQSELGCPGDWQPDCLRTWLQDPDGDGLYTFTTTALPVGTYEMKAALNEGWTESYGQDGGSSNLSFNVPAAGTEMIFTWNSVTKKPTVREVGAPVGDIVQARAQWVAPDTLAWSPENAPEGSTFRLHHQPDGAMRLTSSGIQGGESFTLTVDPAGLSAELKARFPLVKDALALKVPQAELARVPEYLKGQLVVSVTPPGGVLADATSVQTAGVLDALYAYTGPLGVAFETGVVGPTLRLWAPTARKVDLLLFDSSTAAQPSSRVAMQAGEHGVWSVSGDASWKNRFYLYEVEVYVRKEQAVKLNQVTDPYSVSLAVNSTRSQMVDLRDRALAPSGWDTVQKPALEAPEDIVLYELHVRDFSIHDSTVPEAERGTFKAFTRDSNGTKHLARLAKAGVTHVHLLPVFDIATIQENRASQSQPAGDLSTFAPDAEEQQAAVHAVRDADGFNWGYDPYHYTVPEGSYSTQPDGSVRITEFREMVQSLNQRGLRVVMDVVYNHTNSSGQDPQSVLDRIVPGYYHRLNGVGNVETSTCCQNTATENVMMEKLMVDSLVTWAREYKVDGFRFDLMGHHMKANMLHVRAALDALTLEKDGVDGKAIYLYGEGWDFGEVQGNARGTNATQLNMPGTGIGTFSDRLRDAARGGGPFDDARYQGFISGLFYDPNGFAQGTSDPKTLLLQHMDRIRVGLAGNLRDYSFTSVEDKAVKGSEVSYNGSPAGYTLDPQEVITYVSAHDNETLFDAIQLKAPRNASMDTRVRMHNMGISLVALAQGIPFFHAGDELLRSKSLDRNSYNSGDWFNRLDFTYQSNNWGVGLPPYDDNKDNWPFFKTLLADPALKPAPAHIAQALAHFEEVVRIRKSSRLFRLRTAAEIQQRVRFENTGSEQTPGLIVMSIQGDAPAAQGEFEHAVVFFNATGEEQRFTAEAFKSQALVLHPVQQESADPTVRTASFDSAAGTFVVPARSTVVFVKNPASSDDGGCDCASANGTAFSALGLLLGLSAMLRRRHAR
- a CDS encoding alpha-amylase family glycosyl hydrolase; translated protein: MGCRHAPPAPPAAPAIEAAPAPAPTAPAPASRPWADEVLYFVVVDRFADGDPAHNVPGDVSAPGTFHGGDLKGLTQQLDELTSLGITALWITPVVKNIDGFVTGSGFPDWGYHGYWADDFHAMDPRFGTEEELRTLVKEAHARGIRVLLDVVYNHTGYGSRYLKMPETKDWLRSEETGTCGQDNNITSCVAGLPDFKTERPEVAQYLIDAQIAWAKRSGVDGFRLDTLKHLEHGFWQEHRRRTREALGPDFFLLGELWGGELASLDKYFVGDEVDAGFDFSFQGSTLAFLLGRGRTVAFDRYLQSRGKIRPGYHLSHFLSSHDVPGALFQLGGDKVRFQLAAVLQLTTAGIPTIYYGEEVARPGGDWPANRDDMPWGARDVKPGAGKPRDEALRKTYQKLISIRRAHPALSRGTHRGLSTDGDLYVFLRHDAASGDAVMVAVNRGQTPASVSLPWPEAWGTPAAEDLLNGGRLEGPTLELAVEPLSARILGKPG